One window of Paenibacillus albicereus genomic DNA carries:
- the cas5c gene encoding type I-C CRISPR-associated protein Cas5c has product MGYGINLKVWGDYACFTRPEMKVERVSYDVMTPSAARGILEAVHWKPAIRWVVDRIHVLEPIRFENIRRNEVESKASAKKTAIYASEERQQRASMVLKNVAYIIEAHFEMTDRQGIEDSPEKHYNIFLRRARQGQCFHRPYFGTREFPVSFELLEEELADAVCPHPGTIDLGYMLYDQDFQLNDKGEVKTVTPYFFRAQMVDGVIQVPSRQEVFR; this is encoded by the coding sequence ATGGGTTATGGAATTAACCTCAAAGTTTGGGGCGATTACGCTTGCTTTACAAGGCCTGAAATGAAAGTAGAGAGGGTCAGCTATGATGTAATGACCCCATCAGCGGCCAGAGGCATTTTGGAAGCAGTCCATTGGAAACCTGCCATTCGGTGGGTGGTAGATCGGATTCATGTGCTGGAGCCGATTCGGTTCGAGAATATTCGGCGCAATGAGGTGGAATCAAAAGCATCGGCTAAAAAAACGGCGATTTATGCATCAGAGGAACGGCAACAGCGAGCTTCAATGGTGCTCAAAAATGTGGCTTATATCATTGAAGCCCATTTTGAGATGACGGATCGCCAGGGAATTGAAGACAGCCCGGAGAAGCACTACAACATTTTTTTACGTCGGGCGCGGCAGGGACAATGCTTCCATCGCCCTTATTTTGGCACGCGGGAGTTTCCAGTGAGCTTTGAACTTTTGGAGGAGGAGTTGGCGGATGCGGTCTGTCCGCATCCGGGCACGATCGATCTAGGCTACATGCTTTACGACCAGGACTTTCAGCTTAACGACAAAGGAGAGGTAAAGACTGTCACCCCTTATTTCTTCCGGGCGCAAATGGTGGATGGCGTTATCCAGGTACCAAGCCGGCAGGAGGTGTTCCGATGA
- the cas8c gene encoding type I-C CRISPR-associated protein Cas8c/Csd1, with protein MILQALYAYYFKLLEQDGEDLPKDGYSAAAVSFEIHLDADGQVLDITSDTNTKGKTLKHSYNVPEQGKRTVNIHPYFLCDKGEYLFGAALKMRPGCREAMQTLWREVLSYADAGNAERSPELAALLRFVEWTEEELSAQIHARIPEETRAELTGGGLSVLKYAPTGRFLHDDPTVQAAWERYSRRNKSDAGDDSLLQICLVSGKQVSVNELARLHPNIKNVIGAQSSGAAIVSFNKESFLSYGKEQSYNAPTSKKAADAYGYVLNKLLSDPKHHVRMNDMTVVFWADSKLDHAQMLLARMFQEEANNEEDSDGHPPDPESIRKRVDSAVSRVRSGQEFHDTFSDLDPETTYYVLGVSPNAARLSVRFFYRGTLGEIGEKVWQHYKDLSIVGLERTPTMRRLLRELAVGHDFKNIPPNMEGQLFRTIMQGLPYSKAIFAQLMNRVRADVDEPRKGLYKIGTIRAAMIKAYLLRAYRNNGLNTKEEDLTVAENVHSTNIAYNLGRLFACLEKTQTDALGKGINSTIRDRFWGAASASPATVFPRLMNLAQHHISKDEQRGISNNKKIREVVDLLPERFPSRLTLEEQGMFAIGYYHKQTSLYSIAKGTDKLGENGGAPGDEALETAE; from the coding sequence ATGATTTTGCAGGCGCTGTATGCTTATTACTTCAAGTTGCTGGAGCAGGACGGGGAAGACTTGCCGAAGGACGGATATTCAGCAGCGGCGGTATCGTTTGAAATTCATCTGGATGCGGATGGGCAGGTCTTAGATATTACCTCCGATACGAACACAAAGGGCAAAACACTCAAGCACAGCTACAATGTGCCGGAGCAGGGCAAACGAACTGTAAATATTCATCCCTATTTTCTGTGCGACAAAGGAGAGTATTTGTTCGGCGCTGCACTAAAAATGAGGCCTGGTTGCCGGGAAGCAATGCAGACGCTGTGGCGAGAGGTACTAAGCTATGCGGACGCCGGCAATGCGGAGCGGTCGCCGGAGCTTGCGGCTTTGTTACGGTTTGTCGAGTGGACGGAAGAGGAGCTTTCCGCGCAGATCCATGCGCGAATACCTGAAGAAACGCGCGCCGAGCTGACCGGCGGCGGCCTAAGCGTGTTAAAGTATGCGCCCACCGGCCGTTTCCTGCATGATGACCCGACAGTACAAGCCGCTTGGGAGCGGTATTCGCGCCGAAATAAGAGCGATGCGGGAGATGATAGCCTGCTGCAAATTTGTCTGGTGTCAGGAAAACAGGTTTCAGTAAATGAACTTGCCCGGCTGCATCCAAATATTAAAAATGTAATCGGCGCTCAATCGTCTGGCGCGGCCATCGTATCGTTTAATAAAGAATCGTTTCTTTCATATGGAAAAGAGCAGTCGTATAATGCTCCTACTTCAAAAAAAGCGGCGGACGCCTATGGCTATGTACTAAACAAGTTGCTTTCTGATCCAAAACATCACGTGCGTATGAACGACATGACGGTTGTGTTTTGGGCCGATTCCAAACTTGATCACGCACAGATGCTTTTAGCTCGGATGTTTCAGGAGGAAGCCAATAACGAAGAAGACAGCGACGGACATCCGCCCGATCCCGAAAGCATCCGCAAAAGGGTGGATAGCGCGGTCTCCAGAGTACGTTCCGGACAGGAGTTTCACGACACATTCTCCGATTTAGATCCGGAGACGACCTACTACGTATTGGGCGTGTCTCCCAATGCAGCCCGTTTGTCCGTTCGCTTTTTTTATCGGGGGACGCTTGGCGAGATCGGAGAGAAAGTGTGGCAACATTACAAGGATTTGTCCATTGTCGGATTGGAGCGAACGCCGACGATGAGGAGACTGCTGCGTGAGCTGGCAGTAGGTCACGACTTTAAAAACATTCCGCCCAATATGGAGGGTCAGCTATTCCGTACGATTATGCAAGGGCTGCCATATTCAAAAGCAATTTTTGCTCAATTAATGAACCGGGTCCGGGCGGATGTGGACGAGCCGCGAAAAGGATTATATAAAATCGGCACCATCAGGGCGGCAATGATTAAAGCCTATTTGCTTCGCGCGTATCGAAACAACGGCTTGAATACGAAGGAGGAGGATTTGACCGTGGCGGAAAATGTACACTCGACCAACATAGCTTACAATTTGGGCAGACTTTTTGCTTGTCTGGAAAAAACGCAGACGGATGCACTAGGTAAGGGGATAAATTCAACCATTCGCGATCGTTTCTGGGGAGCTGCTTCTGCTTCCCCAGCCACCGTATTCCCAAGGTTAATGAATTTGGCTCAGCACCATATTTCCAAGGACGAACAGCGGGGGATTAGCAACAACAAAAAAATTCGTGAAGTAGTGGATTTGTTGCCGGAACGTTTTCCATCCCGCTTGACGCTAGAGGAGCAAGGCATGTTCGCAATTGGTTACTATCATAAACAGACGAGCCTCTATAGCATCGCAAAAGGCACCGATAAACTTGGTGAAAACGGCGGAGCGCCTGGGGATGAAGCCCTCGAGACGGCGGAGTAG
- the cas2 gene encoding CRISPR-associated endonuclease Cas2, which translates to MLVLITYDVSTTTGEGRRRLSKVAKTCQDYGQRVQNSVFECIVDAAQFRRLRFALEELIDPATDSLRFYNLGDKYKSKVEHVGAKASYNMDGPLIL; encoded by the coding sequence CTGCTTGTTCTGATTACGTATGACGTGAGTACGACGACAGGAGAGGGACGAAGGAGGCTGTCCAAGGTGGCAAAGACGTGCCAGGATTACGGACAGCGGGTCCAGAACTCCGTGTTTGAGTGCATCGTAGATGCCGCGCAGTTCCGCCGTCTGAGGTTTGCCTTGGAGGAGCTGATTGATCCGGCGACGGACAGCTTGCGGTTTTATAACTTGGGTGACAAGTATAAGAGCAAGGTGGAGCATGTCGGTGCGAAAGCCTCGTATAACATGGATGGACCGCTGATTTTATAG
- the cas7c gene encoding type I-C CRISPR-associated protein Cas7/Csd2 encodes MKKTPLTKRYEFVLLFDVENGNPNGDPDAGNLPRIDPETGCGLVTDVALKRKVRNYVELAQEDADSYAIYVKEAVVLNNLNKEAFLHHPEMELKESKPEKMAAKKREDQQTLARWMCDKYYDIRTFGAVMTTGINCGQVRGPVQFSFAKSIDPIAPMDVTITRMAVTNEKDAEKERTMGRKSIVPYGLYRMDGFISAPLANQTNFGEEDLELLWTALVNMFDHDRSASRGKMAAQKLIVFEHESRLGNAPAQKLFQLVSVERKPDVSLARAFDHYELTILPAPAGVRILEKL; translated from the coding sequence ATGAAAAAAACACCACTTACTAAACGTTATGAATTTGTGCTGTTGTTTGATGTGGAAAATGGAAATCCGAACGGCGATCCGGATGCCGGCAACCTCCCGCGCATTGATCCGGAAACCGGCTGCGGGCTCGTGACTGATGTTGCGCTTAAACGGAAGGTGCGCAACTATGTGGAGCTGGCGCAGGAGGATGCCGACTCCTATGCAATCTATGTCAAAGAAGCCGTAGTTCTGAACAATTTAAACAAAGAAGCGTTTCTCCATCATCCGGAGATGGAGCTAAAAGAAAGCAAGCCTGAAAAGATGGCGGCAAAAAAACGGGAGGATCAGCAAACGCTCGCTCGTTGGATGTGTGATAAATATTACGATATTCGGACGTTTGGCGCGGTAATGACGACGGGAATCAACTGCGGTCAAGTGCGCGGACCGGTGCAGTTCAGCTTTGCCAAAAGCATTGATCCGATTGCTCCGATGGATGTGACGATTACCCGCATGGCTGTCACCAATGAAAAAGATGCCGAGAAGGAGCGGACGATGGGCCGAAAAAGCATCGTGCCGTACGGCCTGTACCGCATGGATGGATTTATATCTGCGCCGCTGGCCAATCAAACGAACTTCGGCGAGGAAGACCTGGAGTTGTTATGGACGGCGCTGGTTAATATGTTTGACCACGACCGTTCTGCTTCCAGAGGCAAAATGGCAGCTCAAAAGCTGATCGTATTCGAGCACGAAAGTCGTCTTGGAAACGCACCGGCGCAAAAACTGTTCCAGCTAGTTTCAGTGGAGAGAAAGCCAGATGTGAGTCTTGCGCGAGCATTTGACCATTATGAACTGACTATTTTGCCGGCTCCGGCGGGCGTACGTATTTTGGAAAAGTTGTAG
- the cas3 gene encoding CRISPR-associated helicase Cas3' has protein sequence MIFYAHSRDDGCFQLLKDHLEAVGQLCKKNADAFGAGELAYLAGLLHDIGKFSEQFQQRVRGRNVRVDHSTAGAQWIMDKPSYHQHIGKIGAAKYMAQLVAMAVAGHHGGLQNFGTQDEESSFKKRMSKRSDEVPPWLSAWEEMTIPAAKIPFPPSLYKELLTEKKALLAWKYSFLGRMLYSCLVDADSVDTRNFTSEADRLLVEQQKQPSMVELLQRLNQHLLPFEKKEPTGINIQRRLIQQACRRRARQENRQLFALSVPTGGGKTLSSMAFALEHAVEHQLRRIIYVIPFTSIIEQSADVFRKAIGDDAILEHHSNFNLEEYEENTDPQKARLLKLSAENWDAPVVVTTSVQFFESLFSNKRSQCRKLHQIAGSVIVIDEAQSLPRGYMMPCLHALQELVDHYNCSVVLCTATQPSWDKLGFPALEIMDEPSPQDLMVSFERVKMTPYGSVDEAVSDETVVEWMLGAQQVLCIVNTRKHAKLLFERFKMHASEVDGLYHLSGRMHPAHRQAVIKKIRERLADSRGLPCRVVSTQLIEAGVDIDFPLVLRAMAGLDSIAQAAGRCNREGKSELGDLRVFYPERHGMPSKGWMKETAVEAQHVLRYENNGLSLSAIKNYFNRIHGLCDHTMRKKTDDRGIMELLKLKNTNFEIPYKEIANRFEFIDGQMESIIIPFEFNKKKSTRAKRMLEELQHSQNPASVLRKLQAYSVQVYRHELQAMLHADLLKFQGGVYYLIDSSCYDSKMGLVQPGNYIENGIPIF, from the coding sequence CAAAAAAAATGCGGATGCCTTTGGCGCTGGGGAATTGGCTTATCTGGCCGGACTGCTTCACGATATAGGGAAATTCTCGGAGCAATTTCAGCAACGGGTGCGAGGGCGTAATGTGCGTGTAGATCATTCCACCGCCGGAGCGCAGTGGATTATGGACAAGCCTTCTTATCACCAGCATATCGGTAAAATCGGAGCTGCCAAGTATATGGCGCAGTTGGTCGCCATGGCGGTGGCTGGTCATCATGGGGGGCTTCAAAATTTCGGCACGCAGGATGAGGAAAGCTCGTTCAAAAAGCGAATGTCCAAGAGAAGCGACGAGGTTCCGCCTTGGCTGTCGGCATGGGAAGAAATGACCATTCCGGCGGCTAAAATTCCATTTCCCCCTTCGCTATACAAGGAGCTGCTAACTGAGAAGAAAGCGCTGCTTGCCTGGAAATATAGCTTTTTGGGCCGCATGCTCTACTCCTGTCTGGTCGATGCGGATTCAGTTGATACGCGCAATTTTACAAGCGAAGCGGATCGCCTTCTAGTGGAACAACAAAAGCAGCCGTCGATGGTGGAATTGTTGCAGCGTTTAAACCAGCACCTGCTCCCTTTTGAGAAGAAGGAGCCTACCGGCATTAATATTCAGCGGAGGCTAATTCAGCAAGCATGTAGACGTCGAGCCAGACAGGAGAATCGACAATTGTTTGCCTTGTCGGTTCCGACAGGTGGGGGCAAAACGCTTTCCTCCATGGCTTTTGCTCTGGAACATGCGGTGGAGCACCAACTACGGCGCATTATTTATGTCATCCCATTTACGAGCATTATCGAGCAAAGCGCCGATGTGTTCCGCAAAGCAATTGGAGACGACGCGATATTGGAGCATCATAGCAACTTTAATTTGGAGGAATACGAGGAGAATACCGATCCCCAAAAGGCAAGGTTGCTTAAGCTCAGTGCGGAAAACTGGGACGCGCCGGTTGTTGTAACGACGTCAGTTCAATTTTTTGAATCGTTGTTTTCAAATAAACGCAGCCAATGCCGCAAGCTTCACCAGATTGCCGGATCGGTCATTGTTATTGATGAGGCGCAAAGCTTGCCAAGGGGTTATATGATGCCTTGTCTGCATGCTCTGCAAGAGCTGGTCGATCATTATAATTGCTCGGTTGTGCTTTGCACGGCCACACAGCCTTCATGGGACAAGTTGGGCTTCCCGGCGTTGGAAATTATGGACGAGCCATCCCCGCAAGATTTGATGGTTTCCTTTGAACGAGTCAAGATGACTCCTTACGGCTCGGTCGATGAAGCGGTATCGGATGAGACGGTGGTCGAATGGATGCTGGGAGCGCAGCAAGTATTATGTATTGTAAACACTCGAAAACATGCCAAGTTGCTGTTTGAGCGATTCAAGATGCATGCGTCCGAAGTAGACGGTCTATACCATCTGAGCGGACGTATGCATCCGGCCCATCGCCAAGCCGTCATAAAAAAAATCCGTGAGCGGCTCGCTGATTCCCGCGGTCTGCCTTGTCGTGTCGTTTCAACGCAATTAATTGAAGCAGGGGTAGACATTGATTTCCCGCTCGTGCTGCGAGCTATGGCTGGCTTGGACTCGATTGCGCAGGCGGCTGGTCGCTGTAATCGGGAGGGTAAGTCTGAGTTGGGTGATTTGCGTGTTTTTTATCCCGAACGACATGGCATGCCGTCAAAAGGATGGATGAAAGAAACGGCGGTGGAAGCGCAGCATGTGCTTCGCTATGAGAACAATGGGCTGTCGCTATCGGCCATTAAAAACTATTTTAATCGCATCCACGGTCTCTGTGACCATACGATGCGAAAAAAAACAGATGATCGCGGAATTATGGAGTTATTAAAATTAAAAAATACAAACTTTGAGATTCCTTATAAAGAAATTGCAAATCGATTCGAGTTTATTGACGGTCAAATGGAAAGTATAATTATCCCCTTTGAATTTAACAAAAAAAAATCAACGAGAGCAAAGAGAATGCTTGAGGAACTTCAACATAGCCAAAATCCGGCAAGTGTCTTACGTAAATTGCAAGCGTATTCCGTGCAGGTGTATCGACATGAGTTGCAGGCGATGCTACATGCCGATTTGCTGAAGTTCCAAGGAGGCGTGTACTACTTGATAGATTCATCCTGTTATGATTCGAAAATGGGTCTTGTGCAGCCGGGTAATTACATTGAGAATGGCATACCAATCTTTTAG